From a single Paenibacillus sp. FSL R5-0345 genomic region:
- a CDS encoding sensor histidine kinase, with protein sequence MLKLNTLRNQMLLGFLAVMLIILTFVGGITFHSVSTLLKNNAEKHIQQTAIQANGRLESVLEQINSLTTLVSTNDYIQQLLLRDIEGHPATFTERQALPSIINLVQIYTDGIKSVELYNKDGVRLYPLDGSTLRDKVPEDWVEMATSKEGGLVWFGIDPLDSTSLVAIRQISLIDRHFMTGGYLLIRSDRDKFALKGSLSGEGDGETVLLLAPDGQFITSNDDTISQKTAAKLVEESDDQIASIGKQSFIVVKQRSSVTGWTLLILTPVNVITKGISVLRTTIVVSALMGTLLFTLLSFFLSILITRPVFKLIKAMRSTRLGILKPIDNVSSTMEIQELNYSYNKMVDNINELIQLVYEKELSRSHTELKALQAQINPHFLFNTLDVLYWSLLDKDEDQLAEYVVAMSDLFRYTITGSSKGGWVKLHDELEHVKRYLLIMKMRFEDRLEWEIVAPSEFSNVELPRLLLQPLVENAVLHGVESKIEPGWIKLTVAGDEEWITITVEDDGMGMDEEMLRSLVEGLESGKVSSSKDSGVGIANVHRRLQLFFSGKNEQGAVMTIDSRKGQGTRINIKIPVRGDITP encoded by the coding sequence ATGTTAAAGTTAAATACGCTGCGAAATCAAATGTTGCTTGGTTTTCTCGCCGTCATGCTCATCATACTAACGTTTGTTGGAGGGATTACGTTCCATTCGGTCTCGACGCTACTCAAGAACAATGCTGAGAAGCATATTCAGCAAACTGCGATTCAGGCTAACGGCCGTTTGGAAAGCGTTCTCGAACAGATTAATTCTCTGACGACGCTGGTATCTACCAACGATTATATCCAGCAACTGCTTTTACGGGATATAGAAGGTCATCCCGCTACCTTTACAGAACGGCAAGCGCTGCCATCTATTATCAATCTGGTCCAAATCTATACGGACGGCATTAAATCTGTGGAGCTTTACAACAAAGACGGAGTGAGGCTGTATCCGCTCGATGGCAGCACCCTCAGAGATAAGGTACCGGAGGATTGGGTTGAAATGGCGACGAGTAAGGAAGGTGGCCTCGTCTGGTTCGGTATCGATCCGCTCGATTCCACTTCGCTTGTTGCGATCAGGCAGATCAGCCTTATCGATCGGCATTTCATGACAGGCGGGTATTTACTCATCCGCTCAGACCGTGACAAGTTTGCGCTTAAGGGTTCCCTGTCCGGGGAGGGAGACGGAGAAACGGTGTTGCTCCTTGCTCCTGATGGCCAGTTCATCACGTCCAACGATGACACTATTTCGCAAAAGACAGCAGCAAAGCTGGTGGAAGAATCCGACGATCAGATCGCTTCTATCGGCAAGCAGTCCTTTATCGTCGTCAAACAGCGATCTTCCGTAACGGGATGGACCTTGCTCATCTTAACCCCTGTTAATGTCATTACCAAGGGGATATCGGTCTTGCGAACGACCATCGTCGTATCGGCCTTGATGGGTACCTTGTTATTCACCTTACTTTCATTTTTCCTGTCAATTCTTATTACGAGACCTGTGTTCAAGTTGATCAAAGCTATGAGAAGTACCCGTCTTGGTATTCTGAAGCCTATCGATAACGTATCTTCCACTATGGAAATTCAGGAGCTGAATTATTCCTATAACAAAATGGTTGATAATATCAACGAGCTGATCCAGTTAGTTTATGAGAAGGAGTTATCCCGGAGTCATACGGAGTTAAAAGCACTTCAAGCACAAATTAATCCGCATTTTTTGTTTAATACTCTGGATGTTCTGTACTGGTCGCTGCTGGATAAGGATGAAGATCAGCTAGCGGAGTACGTTGTCGCCATGTCTGATTTATTCCGCTATACTATCACCGGTTCGAGTAAAGGGGGATGGGTGAAGTTACATGATGAGCTGGAGCATGTAAAGCGATATTTGCTTATTATGAAGATGCGATTTGAAGATCGCTTGGAGTGGGAAATTGTTGCTCCTTCTGAATTTTCGAATGTGGAGTTACCCCGATTGTTACTCCAGCCGCTCGTGGAAAACGCTGTATTACACGGGGTCGAGAGCAAGATTGAACCGGGATGGATAAAGCTAACGGTCGCTGGAGACGAAGAATGGATCACCATTACGGTGGAAGACGACGGGATGGGAATGGACGAGGAGATGCTGCGCTCTCTTGTGGAAGGGCTAGAAAGCGGGAAGGTGTCTTCTTCTAAAGATTCCGGCGTTGGAATTGCCAATGTGCATAGAAGGCTTCAACTGTTTTTTTCAGGAAAAAACGAACAGGGTGCAGTAATGACCATAGATAGCCGTAAGGGTCAAGGCACCCGTATAAACATTAAAATTCCTGTCCGAGGAGACATAACGCCATGA
- a CDS encoding iron chaperone — translation MEVFAEYLAQIDNPQHRERMEEVLGWVTKKFTELKPKIAWNQPMFTDHDTYIIGFSVSKQHMAVAPEIAGINHFSDAIVQAGYDHTKQLLRIRWDHPVDYSLLEQMIEFNIMDKADCTTFWRK, via the coding sequence ATGGAGGTATTTGCAGAATATTTAGCGCAAATTGATAACCCGCAGCATCGGGAACGAATGGAAGAGGTGTTGGGTTGGGTAACTAAGAAATTCACAGAACTAAAACCAAAAATTGCGTGGAATCAACCTATGTTCACCGATCACGACACTTATATAATTGGCTTTAGCGTATCCAAACAACATATGGCTGTAGCCCCTGAAATTGCAGGGATTAATCATTTCTCTGACGCAATTGTGCAGGCTGGATATGATCACACTAAGCAGTTGTTACGGATCCGGTGGGATCATCCGGTTGATTACTCATTGCTTGAGCAAATGATTGAGTTTAACATTATGGATAAGGCAGACTGTACAACGTTTTGGCGAAAATGA
- a CDS encoding acyltransferase domain-containing protein — protein sequence MNLKEVCESICLPDQMKRKVLDFAGGFDEKTIKPLSAALYDPSAWEKGVEELIGVLGEDPNGSKMLSFMLVHAVKAHKEYEKRGISETIFTDTMKFCTRFIMEHYSVYGTYAFTWGWWFPRQISLHEFRIGVLEYEMIEQKEKKLINIHIPADADMRRGSLRKSYEDARGFFAKYYPEYGQSDMVCDSWLLSPVLAKLLQESSNIVGFQKAFDLMRVDDANDSSIRWVYGRTDIPIQELPEHTSLQKKIKVRLMEGGSIGAAYGRLHEDPWKD from the coding sequence ATGAATTTAAAAGAAGTGTGTGAAAGTATTTGTTTACCAGATCAAATGAAAAGAAAAGTGCTTGACTTTGCAGGCGGATTTGATGAGAAAACAATTAAGCCTCTTTCTGCTGCTCTGTATGATCCGTCTGCCTGGGAAAAGGGAGTTGAAGAACTAATAGGCGTTCTGGGAGAGGATCCGAATGGGAGCAAAATGCTCTCTTTTATGCTTGTACATGCAGTAAAGGCACATAAGGAATATGAAAAAAGGGGAATTAGCGAGACAATTTTTACGGATACGATGAAGTTTTGTACCAGATTCATTATGGAACATTACAGTGTGTATGGGACATATGCATTCACGTGGGGATGGTGGTTTCCTAGACAGATTTCACTTCATGAATTCCGAATCGGTGTACTTGAATATGAAATGATTGAGCAGAAAGAAAAGAAATTAATAAATATACATATCCCTGCTGACGCAGATATGAGGCGAGGGAGTTTGCGGAAGTCATATGAGGATGCTAGGGGATTTTTCGCAAAATATTATCCGGAGTATGGTCAGTCGGATATGGTATGTGATTCCTGGCTGCTTTCTCCAGTCCTTGCTAAGCTGTTGCAAGAGAGCTCAAATATAGTCGGTTTTCAGAAGGCATTCGACTTGATGCGTGTTGATGATGCGAATGACAGCTCTATCAGATGGGTTTATGGAAGAACTGATATTCCAATACAAGAACTTCCTGAACATACATCCTTACAAAAAAAAATCAAGGTTCGTCTGATGGAAGGCGGCAGCATTGGCGCAGCCTACGGAAGACTGCACGAAGATCCCTGGAAGGATTAA
- a CDS encoding MerR family transcriptional regulator produces MEKQYSIKEVSQILGIPKDTLRYYDRIGIVSPSREHNSYRRYSKDDLVDLMNIQIMQYADFSLEEIKGKFQFHRMQSVDPAYYQEVAEFLDAKKAETRKKIAHLEKVSQLLDVAVEALRDLNHESDQRLAVFVREIYRDLHRKDPGTKEDCDGHQN; encoded by the coding sequence ATGGAAAAACAATATTCTATAAAAGAGGTTTCACAGATCCTTGGTATTCCGAAGGATACGCTTCGGTACTATGACCGTATTGGAATCGTATCGCCGTCCCGGGAACACAATTCTTACCGTAGGTATTCGAAGGACGACCTCGTCGATTTGATGAATATTCAAATCATGCAGTATGCGGACTTTTCTCTAGAAGAAATAAAGGGGAAGTTTCAGTTCCACAGAATGCAGAGTGTAGATCCTGCTTATTATCAGGAGGTCGCTGAATTCCTTGATGCCAAAAAAGCAGAAACGCGCAAGAAAATTGCACATCTAGAAAAGGTCAGTCAGTTGCTCGACGTAGCAGTTGAAGCGCTAAGGGACTTAAATCATGAAAGCGACCAGCGACTGGCAGTGTTCGTTCGGGAGATTTACCGGGATCTTCACAGGAAGGATCCTGGAACTAAGGAGGATTGTGATGGACATCAAAATTAA